In one Streptomyces sp. NBC_01241 genomic region, the following are encoded:
- a CDS encoding class I SAM-dependent methyltransferase: MGDSMHLGMWTDGVRTQTGEPTADEMWEELTRAQDSWTGSLINEVGLLPGQRMLDVGCGTGRPTVRIGAESGASVLGVTVSAAQVRAGRDRASKAGLSDRVAFEQADAMALPQESEIFDAAWAIESFAHFSDRPAAIREVRRVLRPGGRFVLADCYEAEPFTPEEVQLFQAAFALSRLPAGPRRRRPRRLPPGPEGCPSGRVSASGDRRRPADRSGRGPSRPQGR, encoded by the coding sequence ATGGGCGACAGCATGCACCTGGGCATGTGGACCGACGGCGTGCGGACGCAGACGGGGGAGCCGACAGCCGACGAGATGTGGGAGGAACTGACCCGGGCCCAGGACTCCTGGACCGGCAGCCTCATCAACGAGGTCGGGCTGCTGCCGGGACAGCGGATGCTGGACGTCGGCTGCGGCACCGGCCGGCCCACCGTGCGAATCGGTGCCGAGTCGGGCGCGAGCGTGCTCGGCGTGACGGTCAGCGCCGCGCAGGTCCGGGCCGGCCGCGACCGCGCCTCGAAGGCGGGACTGTCCGACCGCGTCGCCTTCGAACAGGCGGACGCCATGGCCCTGCCCCAGGAGTCCGAGATCTTCGACGCCGCGTGGGCCATCGAGTCGTTCGCGCACTTCTCCGACCGCCCCGCCGCGATCCGCGAGGTTCGGCGGGTGCTGCGGCCCGGGGGCCGCTTCGTTCTCGCGGACTGCTACGAAGCCGAACCCTTCACACCTGAGGAAGTCCAGCTCTTCCAGGCCGCGTTCGCCCTCTCCCGACTTCCCGCCGGACCCCGACGTCGCAGGCCCCGGCGATTACCGCCGGGGCCTGAGGGCTGTCCCAGCGGGCGGGTCAGCGCCTCAGGCGACCGGCGGCGACCAGCAGACCGGTCAGGGCGAGGACCATCCAGGCCGCAAGGTAGGTGA